A window from Cryobacterium sp. SO1 encodes these proteins:
- a CDS encoding DUF1206 domain-containing protein, producing the protein MTDLSADPVADRTVEARERMKQAAQRAHRNRSVRASARSGLLANGLVHALIGGIGLRIANGQPGEADQLGALSAIANGPGGLAVLWLSTVSLWGLALWQGTNAAFSVAPNRRILVFRRALNVGKALGFALLGLVTFAVALGARSGGSEVVRDADAAVVESPAGLFLLLVVGTTVGIIGGGLVWRGLRRNFREELRYLWGPTKVVVLTLGVFGHVAKGLAFLVTGSLLVAAAVFADSRWVGGLDAGLRYLLTLQSGPVLLNVVAAGLIAFGLYLVARAAFLRH; encoded by the coding sequence GTGACCGACCTTTCCGCAGACCCGGTGGCCGACCGGACTGTTGAGGCGCGTGAACGCATGAAGCAGGCCGCGCAGCGCGCCCATCGCAACCGGTCGGTGCGGGCCTCCGCCCGGAGCGGACTGCTCGCCAACGGCCTGGTGCACGCGCTGATCGGCGGCATCGGGCTGCGCATCGCGAACGGCCAGCCGGGCGAGGCCGACCAGCTCGGCGCGCTGAGCGCCATCGCCAACGGCCCCGGCGGTCTCGCCGTGCTCTGGCTGTCCACGGTGTCACTCTGGGGCCTGGCGCTCTGGCAGGGCACCAACGCCGCGTTCAGCGTGGCACCGAACCGGCGCATCCTGGTGTTCCGCCGTGCGCTCAATGTGGGCAAGGCCCTCGGCTTCGCGCTGCTCGGCCTGGTCACCTTCGCGGTGGCGCTCGGTGCACGATCCGGGGGCAGCGAGGTCGTGCGGGATGCCGATGCCGCCGTTGTCGAGAGCCCGGCGGGCCTGTTCCTGTTGCTGGTCGTCGGCACCACGGTGGGCATCATCGGCGGTGGCCTGGTCTGGCGTGGACTGCGGCGCAACTTCCGCGAGGAGCTGCGCTACCTCTGGGGTCCCACCAAGGTCGTGGTGCTCACCCTCGGCGTCTTCGGCCATGTGGCCAAGGGCCTCGCCTTCCTGGTCACGGGTTCCCTGCTGGTCGCCGCGGCCGTATTCGCCGACTCACGCTGGGTGGGCGGCCTCGACGCCGGGCTACGCTACCTGCTCACGCTGCAATCCGGCCCGGTGCTGCTGAACGTCGTGGCCGCCGGCCTCATCGCCTTCGGCCTTTACCTGGTGGCCCGGGCGGCGTTCCTGCGGCACTGA